The DNA window GGCTTCAGCTTGCCATTGTGGGAAAACCGAACGCGGGCAAGAGTTCGCTTTTCAACCGGCTGGTGGAGCAGGACCGCGCGATTGTGACCGCCACGCCGGGCACCACGCGCGATGTGATTGCGGAGCGCGTGAACCTGAACGGCATTCCGGTGGAGCTGCTGGATACTGCGGGGATTCGCGAAACAGCAGATGAAGCGGAGCGCATGGGCGTGGAGCGCTCGCGTCGTGCGATTGCCGATGCCGACGCAGTGTTACTGGTGGTGGATGCGACGGAAGACTCGCTGACGGAAGGCGATCCGCTGCGAGGCGTTCTGGACGAAGCCACTGCGGATGCCTTAGAGGGACGCGCTTTGCTGGTGGTGTGGAACAAGGCCGATCTTTGCGCCCCATCGAAGCTGCCAGCTTCAGAAGATGTGTTGCTGACTTCTGCTGTAACGGGAGAAGGCATGACGCAACTTCGTGAAGCGATTCTGCTCATGGCCGGAAAGCAACCCTCCGCAGGCGCGACGCTGACCAATCTGCGCCAGCGCGATGCCGTGATGGGTGCGCTGGATGCGCTGGAACGCGCTATCTATGCCGCCGCAACCCATACGCCGCATGAGATGGTGCTGCTGGATGTGTACGACGGCCTGCGCGCGCTGGATGCATTGACCGGACAGACCACGGCAGACGATGTGCTGAACCGTATCTTCTCCAGCTTCTGCATTGGAAAGTAACGCAGCAAAGCCCTCCCGCGGTTCATGAGAGGGCTTTACAGCAGATGAGTGGTTAAGGAAGTTAACTTTCCTTTTGCTCGCCTTCGCCTTCTTCTTTATTGATGAAATCTTTCAGAGCTCCGGTTCCTTCAAAGCCGGCAACGGCAGCCGCAGCTTTCGCGAGGAAAGAGGGGTCGGAGTCCACCTTTTCCAGTCCTTCGACAGCAACCACTGCACCGGCGATTTTTTCCACTTCGTCCAACAGTCCCATGAGGTCTCCTTATTAACATTCCTGTGCGTGGGGGCTCTCTATCAGGTACCGCGCATGCAGGGGCTTCAGCATACACCCGTTTTCATGGGCAGGTTTTTAACTGCGCAGAAAATCTGTAGGGGCTGACTCCTGTCCTCCAAATCCAGACCGGCAGTATGAACCACTTTTGCAGCAGTTTTGTATTGATGAGTTTCCGCGGAAGCCCTACGGCATGAGCTTTCGTTTAGGGATGCCCTATTGCCGGGACGGATTCTCTTTGCTCCTTGCGCATGTACCGCACATGGCAACAGCGGATGGAAACAAATATGTTGCAAAAACCGTGCAACGGAAGTAAAGAGTTCACACTCCCATCACACAGCGCACGAACACTACAGTGCAGGGAGGGAACACGCATATGGTTTCAATCCGGGCAATGCGCTATGACGAAGTGGGCCAGGTGCTGACGGTGGATTTCCGCAACTGGGGCGGCACCACGCGGTATTTCAACGTGCCTCCCAGCGAGTGGGCGCAACTGCAGGCGGTCTTTGCGAAGGCGGCCTACCTGCAGAATGTGATCGCGCAGCGGCATCGCTCCGAAGCTCTGCTGGCCGCCTGAAAGCTTCGGCAGCGCACTGTATGTGCGCTTTGATAGGCTTGCGTGCGTGAAGCTGCGTTCTCTTGTCTTCGTCTTTGGAATACTTCTGGTGGCAACTCTTGTTGCCGGGGCGGAGACGTTGCGCTATCGCGGCACCATCGGTCAGCGCACCGCCATGATCACGCTGGATGTGACTGGCGAGAATGTGACTGACGCCAGCTATCGCTACGACCGCGAGACCGTCACCACAACGTTCTCGCAGGCACATCTGATGGGCACAACTGTGGTGCTGGCCGATGAAGATGGCAACATCTTTCATCTGCATCTGCAGGACGCTGCGGGGAGCGGAGTGAAGGACTTTCCTCATGCGCAGCAACTGCAGGGCAATATGACACGCGATGAGTTGGATCTGCCCGTGATGTTGAAGAGGGTCAGTGCATCCACTACAGATGCGTCGGTTCGTTAACTCACTTTATTTTGCAAACAACGACAGCGGGATGCTTTCCGCGATGGCGTGGTATGCCGCCTGATTCGGATGGATGTGATCGCCGGAATCGAATTTCGGCAATAACCGCGCGGGATTCACAGGATCGGCAACGATCTTGTCGAAATCCAGAACTGCGTCGAAGTGGCCTGCTGTGCGTATCCAGGCGTTGATCCTCTGGCGGTCCGCTTCATTCGCTGCGGTGGGGTGGTAGAAGGTGAATCCCTGATACGGCGTGATAGTTGCCCCGTAGATTTTCAAGCCTGCGGTGTGTGCGCGATCGATCATCTGTTGATACGCACCGAGGATGTGCGCCACCAGCGCGGCGTGTTCTTCCGGAGAAATCTCCGCGTCCTTGGTGGACATGCCGAGATCGTTCACGCCTTCAAAGACGATCACGTACTTCACGCCGGGCTGCGCCAGAACATCGCGGCTGAAGCGCGCCAATGCGTTTGGCCCCTGTCCGTCCAACAGCACACGATTGCCGCCGAGACCATGATTCAACACGCCGCGCGAGTGCGTTTTTGCATCGGCCAGCAAACGCGCTGCCAGATCGTCGGGCCAGCGATCATTGCCGTTATCTGTGGCGCCGTGGCCATCCGTAATGGAGTCGCCCAGGGTGACGACTGTGGCGTAGTCTTTCGTCGCGGGAACATCCACGCCGCTTATCTGGAACCAGTGTTCAAACTTCTTCGCATCCGGCATCGCTGCGGCGTCGACCGTTGCTGTGTGCGAAAGATAGGACGTTGCGCGCGAGCCGGGATGGCTGGTCTGCACCTCCGGCGCGTCGGTGTAGCGGATCGTAATGGCCAGGTCCGACGCTGCTGGTGCATGAAATGCAATCGGATCGGAGAGGTATTCCGCACCTGCCGGAATCACCACATCCGGCTTGCCATCAAATTGCAATGCGTGATCGGTGGAAGGATCAATCGCAGCGTCGGAAACGGATTTCGGTTTGGCGATATGCACGGCGGCGAGGTGCAGCGGTGTTGTGCCAAACGTATTGGCGATACGAATACGAAGCTGTTCGCCGCAGAGCGAAAGATGCACGATCTGGCGCAGCGTCGCGGACTGCAACTCATTCACCGCCAGCGCATTGGTTCCGGTGGGAATCTGTTGCGACGCAGCCCAACTGCCGACCCATGTCTGCGCGGGGAGAGACAGACAGATACCGAAGAGGAGAGGCAGGAAACGAAGGGTTTTCATATATAGTTTGTGACGCGAACTATACGAATGCCGCGGCTGCGTTGTCAACGAAGCTGCCGGCTTCCCATGTATCTTGGGCTGGATTGTCCCGCGACGTGAAATGCAACTTGAGATGAGGGAAACAGAATGGACCTGAACGGACGCACAGCGGTTGTGATTGGCGGAACATCCGGTATCGGCAAAGCTATTGCGCTTGGATTCGCAAAGGCAGGTGCGGATGTGGTGGCGTCTTCGCGTTCCGCAGAGGGTGTGGCAGAGACTGCGAAAGAGATTCGCGCGCATGGCCGCAGGACTCTTGAAGCAACGTCCGATGTGCAGTCGCGCGTTTCGCTGGAAGGCCTTTGCATCCGCGTGTTGGCGGACTTCCCTTCCGTGGACATCCTGGTGAATGCCGCGGGCATTACCAAGCGCGAGCCAACGCTGGATGTTCTGGATGACACGTGGAACAACATTCTGGATGTGAACCTTACAGGCACGCTGCGCAGTTGCCAGGTTTTTGGTCGTCACATGATTCAGCAGAAGCGTGGGCGCATCATCAACATTGCGTCGCTCTCCAGCTTTGTTGCGTTCATGGAAGTGACAGCGTACTGCGCCAGCAAAGCGGCGGTGGCGTCGCTTACGCGTTCGCTTGCGGTGGAATGGTCGCGGCATGGCGTGCTGGTAAACGCGATTGCGCCGGGCATTTTCCCCACCGCGTTGAACAGCAAGATCATTGATAGCCCACGTGGTCAGGAGCTGAAAATGCGTACGCCCATGGATCGCTTTGGCGCGACGGAGGAACTCGTCAGCACCGCAATCTATCTGGCGAGCGATGCCACCAGCTTCACCACAGGACAAATCATCGCGGTGGATGGAGGCTTTCTTGCCAGCGGTGTCAATCAATAGATCGCTATTGATTTAGCGCCCTGTAGTGGAACCAGTCCACGTCCACGCAGCCTGCATCGCCATTGGCTGAAGTGCGATAGGCGAAGATGGCCGGACGCGTACCCTTCCACCACGAGAACGTCATCTTTGTTTCTGTGCCAAGTGGCTGAAAGTTCGTGCCGTTATCTGTGCTGTAGGCATACGCAGCCATATCGCCATGCACAGTCACGCGAAGATCGATTACGCCGCGTGTTAATTCAGGACCGGCGACGCGATCGGTTCCGTGGAAGAAGAACAACTGACGTTTGCCTTGTGCGTTGGCAGTAATCTCTACGCCTCCTGCAGCTTTCTCAAACATGCTGAAACCCGCATGGCCGCTGGACGGAAGCTTTGTTACATCCAGTCGCACGGTTGCTTCCAGATTGTTGTCCTGCATCTGTTGCGTCAGCGTGTTGTGCGCGGTGAATAGGTCCATTGCAACCGATGGTGTCAGGCTCAGATAGCCACGGCGTTTGGTCAGCGACCATATGGCATTGTCAGGATTGTGGTTCCACTCCCATTGCGGGCCTAGAGTCTTCGCGGTGAATTCATCAGATGTTTGTGGCGATCCTTTGCCAACTGATGCACGAGGAACAGTCACTTCGCCAGAAGCGACAGGGGTTCCCTGTGTTGCGCCTGCGAGGGCATCGCCCATGATGGGCCAATCATCCTCCCAACGCACAGGCTGCAAATGCAGAATGCGCCCGTGCGAGTCGCGTTTCTGGAAATGGATGAACCAGCCTTTGCCGTCGGGTGTTTCAATGTAGCCGCCCTGGTGTGGTCCATTGATTTCAGTATTGCCCTGCGCCAGTACGGTGCGATAGTCGTATGGCCCCCATACGTTCTTTGATCGCATCACCGCCTGCGCTCCCGTGCCCACACCGCCGTATGGGGCAAAGATGTAGTACCAGCCATTGCGCTTGTACATCTTCGGGCCTTCCAGCGTGTGCAGATTCTTGGGATCGTCCACGATGACCTTGCCTTCATCCAGCACATGTAATCCATCCGGCGACATGCGATGCAGAATCAGTGGCCCTGCGCCTTTGCGCGAGTGGATAAGATAGGCGTTGCCGTCGTCGTCCCAGAAGGGGCATGGGTCTTCCAGCTTCGCCTGCGCAATCACGGCGACGGGCTTTGACCACGGACCACGAATCGACTTCGCAGTGGTTACGAATATGCCTTCATCCGGCGTAGGGAAGTAGATGAAGTAGGTGCCGTTGTGTTTGCGAATGGCGGGCGCCCAGATGCCTGCGCCATAACGATTGCCATCGACAAGGTCATATTGCGGCGCCAACGTGACGCGATCGACAGCGTGCCCGAGAATCGTCCAATGCACCAGGTCGGTCGACTCAAGGATAGGAATGCCCGGCACGTAATGAAATGTAGATGCAACAAGGTAATACTTGCCGCCGTCAGCAATCACGTCCGGATCGGAGTAGTCGGCGAAGAGAATGGGATTGTGGAAGGGAACGGACACCTCTTTCTTCTGCGCAGGAGCTTGCCCCACAAACATTCCGCCTGCCAACAACAGAGCCGCAATCCAATGCCGCATACTTCCTCCACGTCCACGACTTATCTCTTTCAGTGAGCCATGGAAGCATCAGGATGCGCAACCTGCACGCAGATACAAAGTCCAGAGAAATCGCGGAAGCACCTAAAATAGAGATTGCTTGGCGGACACGACCTCATCTCAGAACACGCGCCGGCGCGCTTCGTCTGCGTTCTCCGCGTCGCTGCTGCTCATGGCCTCTGCACTGCTCAGCGGTGTGCTGGGGTTGGTGCGCAGCAAAATCATTGCGTACTTCTTCGGCGTTGGCCCTGCGGTGGATGCATATAACGGTGCATTCCAGCTGCCGGATACCGTCTCGTACCTGTTGATCGGTGGCATCGCGTCTACGACCTTCGTGAAATTACTGACGCAGTACGAAAGCGAAGGACGACAGGCCGATGGTGACCGCGCACTTTCCAACGTGCTCAATGTGATGACAATTGTGTTGAGCGGGGCGCTTGCCATCGCCGGGGTCTTTGCGCCGTGGTATGTGCGACATGTGCTGGAGCTCCGCGATCCTGAGACCACACGTCTCTGCGTACAACTCACACGCATTCTGCTGGTGAACCAGTTGCTGCTGTTTGCCGGAGGCATCTTCGGATCGCGACTGCTGGTGCGGAAAATCTTTATCTACCAAGCGTTGCAGCCGCTGTTATATAACGGCGGCATTATCGCAGGCGCGCTTTTGCTGCACGCGCGTCTGGGGGTTCATTCGCTGGCCATTGGTGCAGTTGCCGGCGCGTTCTTCGGGTTCTTTCTGATCAACTACATCGGCGCGCGTTCCATTGGAATGCGCTGGTCCCCCGTGCTGAATCTGCGCGATCCGGCGTTGCGAGAGTGGCTGAAGCTGAGTCTGCCGCTGATGCTGGGACAATCGCTGGTGACGCTGGATCTGTGGATACGAAACCATTTCGCGGGCCATACGCCCGGTGCGATCTCGTTGATGAGCTATTCGCGGCAGTTGTTTAACGCCCCCATGCAAATCATCGGGCCTGCAGCAGGCGCGGCTTCCCTGCCGTTTTTCGCGTCGCTTTGGGTGAAAGATAAATCCGCGTTTAATTCCTCGGTAAATCGTTCCGTCTCTCGACTCCTGGCGGTCAGTCTTCTGCTGACCTCCGTGATGATTGCGCTGGCGCATCCCATCATCGACGTAGCGTTGCGTGGCGGAAAGTTCCACAGCAGCGATGCCTCTGCCACGGCGTATTTATTCGTTCTGTTCTGCTTTTCGCTGGCCTTCTGGGCCTCGCAAAATCTGTATTCGCGTGCCTTTTACGCCGCAGGCGACACGCTTACGCCCATGATCTCCGGCACCACCGTTACGGTGCTTGCGCTGCCCCTGTATGCGCTGCTGTTCCGCACGCATGGGCTTCCAGGACTGGTCATTGCGTCAGACATTGGCATTGCCGCGCACATGATTGCGCTGGTGGTGCTGCTGGATCGCAAGGGGATGGTGCGCGTTGCAGACCTGGAATGGCCCGAGCTTGGAAAGTCTTTGCTGGCGGCCATCCTGGGTGGATGTGCCGCAGCATTTTCGCTGCGTTATCTGCCGCAGGGAGTTACGTTTGCCACGGCGCTTTTGCGGCTGGCGACAGGCACGGGAGCGTGGCTCGTCGTGGTGGTCGTCGTGCTGCTGTTGACGCGTTCCGCGCTGCCGGATGTTGTTCTGCGCAGAAGAGCGAAATCGGCACTCGCTGCTGTGCCCTTGGCTGAGGCATCCGATGCTCCCGACCGATAGCGCGCGTCTTCACTTTCGCACTTGGCAAGACGAGGATCTCCCGTTGGCCATTGCGCTCTGGACGGATGAAGATGTCATGCATCACATGGGCGGCGCTCGTTCCGTGGCGCAGGCTGCGGAACGTTTTCAAGAGGAATGTGCCAACCAGCAGAAGTACGGTTTTCAATACTGGCCGGTGTTTTCGCTGGAGACAAAGGAACACGCCGGATGCGCGGGGCTTCGTCCCTTCCATGCGTCTCTCAGTATGTTGGAAATAGGCGTGCATATTGCACGTCCCTTTTGGAGCGGACGCTACGGTGAAGAAGCCGCACGTGCTGTGATGGCGCATGCGTGGGCTCACACGCCTGCATCATCACTTGTTGCAGGACACGGCCCGGACAATGCAAATTCTCAGGCTCTGATTGAGCGCCTGGGGTTCGTGTACACGCACCGCGAACCCTGGGGTCCGCAGCAGCGCATGCATCCGTACTACCGGTTGGATCGGCCTCTGTAGCTAATACGCGAAGGGTGCTTAATCTGCTTTGCAGGTGAAGCTGCCCGGTTGATTCGGATCGCCTTTGCCGTTGTACACAGCGCGTTTTGGATAGGCGCACAATGGACGCACCGTCTGCGGTGCTCGCGGATCTTTCAGAGTGGTGGCCAGAATCAGCTCCGGTGCAGTGCCTCTCTCTACCCATACCTGCAGCAGATCCAGCACACCGCTGCCTTTGCCGTTCGCTGCGGGAAATCCAAGTTGACCAAAGAGACTTGGCCCCGGACCTCCGAGACAGTGTTCTACGCCGGGCGCCATGAATAGCCGCACCGTTTGCGCTACTTTCGCTTCGCCCATCGTTTTCTTCACGGCGTTGAAGTAGTTCACCGTGTTCCACGGCGAGATGCCGGGATCATTCCAGCCGTGATACAGAATCAGCTTGCCGCCGTGCGCTGCGAATGCGGAGAGATCAGAGTTCGTGGCGTCGACGTCCTTTGCCGCACCTTCCATGCCGCGACGCAGAGCATCGTCTGTGTTGGCAGCGAGTGGGTTCCACTTCGGATCGTTGTAGACCATGTAACGGAAGTAGTTGGTGACGTAAGCGCCGCCACTGCCCGTGGTGGGCGCGGTACCCAGAATCCAGTTCTTCCACCCCGCAGCTTCATCGCCCGGAACGTAGCCGGGAAAGATCACCTGTCCCTTTGTGTCTGTGCTGCCGCGATACAGCGTTCGCGCGGTCTGTGCCTGTTTCGGCGTCAGGCAACTGATGTCTTCCGCACCTTTGCAGGTCAGTACAGCC is part of the Terriglobus sp. RCC_193 genome and encodes:
- the mnmE gene encoding tRNA uridine-5-carboxymethylaminomethyl(34) synthesis GTPase MnmE, yielding MSVAHDFLDETTIVAVATPVGRGGIGVVRLSGNNALSIAQQLLPKISESGPRHAHYGILRDVDGTRIDDAIATYYKAPHSYTGEDVVEIAAHGSPVVLDWLLRRCVALGAMPARAGEFTERAFLRGRLDLTEAEAVRDLIDAQTLEQAKLAAEQMSGSIAAEIRPAKDALLVLIATLEAGIDFAEDDTPTMAADEIIASIRTVQQPLQMLVASFTHGRLMREGLQLAIVGKPNAGKSSLFNRLVEQDRAIVTATPGTTRDVIAERVNLNGIPVELLDTAGIRETADEAERMGVERSRRAIADADAVLLVVDATEDSLTEGDPLRGVLDEATADALEGRALLVVWNKADLCAPSKLPASEDVLLTSAVTGEGMTQLREAILLMAGKQPSAGATLTNLRQRDAVMGALDALERAIYAAATHTPHEMVLLDVYDGLRALDALTGQTTADDVLNRIFSSFCIGK
- a CDS encoding KTSC domain-containing protein produces the protein MVSIRAMRYDEVGQVLTVDFRNWGGTTRYFNVPPSEWAQLQAVFAKAAYLQNVIAQRHRSEALLAA
- a CDS encoding SGNH/GDSL hydrolase family protein: MKTLRFLPLLFGICLSLPAQTWVGSWAASQQIPTGTNALAVNELQSATLRQIVHLSLCGEQLRIRIANTFGTTPLHLAAVHIAKPKSVSDAAIDPSTDHALQFDGKPDVVIPAGAEYLSDPIAFHAPAASDLAITIRYTDAPEVQTSHPGSRATSYLSHTATVDAAAMPDAKKFEHWFQISGVDVPATKDYATVVTLGDSITDGHGATDNGNDRWPDDLAARLLADAKTHSRGVLNHGLGGNRVLLDGQGPNALARFSRDVLAQPGVKYVIVFEGVNDLGMSTKDAEISPEEHAALVAHILGAYQQMIDRAHTAGLKIYGATITPYQGFTFYHPTAANEADRQRINAWIRTAGHFDAVLDFDKIVADPVNPARLLPKFDSGDHIHPNQAAYHAIAESIPLSLFAK
- a CDS encoding SDR family NAD(P)-dependent oxidoreductase, translating into MDLNGRTAVVIGGTSGIGKAIALGFAKAGADVVASSRSAEGVAETAKEIRAHGRRTLEATSDVQSRVSLEGLCIRVLADFPSVDILVNAAGITKREPTLDVLDDTWNNILDVNLTGTLRSCQVFGRHMIQQKRGRIINIASLSSFVAFMEVTAYCASKAAVASLTRSLAVEWSRHGVLVNAIAPGIFPTALNSKIIDSPRGQELKMRTPMDRFGATEELVSTAIYLASDATSFTTGQIIAVDGGFLASGVNQ
- a CDS encoding glycoside hydrolase 43 family protein → MRHWIAALLLAGGMFVGQAPAQKKEVSVPFHNPILFADYSDPDVIADGGKYYLVASTFHYVPGIPILESTDLVHWTILGHAVDRVTLAPQYDLVDGNRYGAGIWAPAIRKHNGTYFIYFPTPDEGIFVTTAKSIRGPWSKPVAVIAQAKLEDPCPFWDDDGNAYLIHSRKGAGPLILHRMSPDGLHVLDEGKVIVDDPKNLHTLEGPKMYKRNGWYYIFAPYGGVGTGAQAVMRSKNVWGPYDYRTVLAQGNTEINGPHQGGYIETPDGKGWFIHFQKRDSHGRILHLQPVRWEDDWPIMGDALAGATQGTPVASGEVTVPRASVGKGSPQTSDEFTAKTLGPQWEWNHNPDNAIWSLTKRRGYLSLTPSVAMDLFTAHNTLTQQMQDNNLEATVRLDVTKLPSSGHAGFSMFEKAAGGVEITANAQGKRQLFFFHGTDRVAGPELTRGVIDLRVTVHGDMAAYAYSTDNGTNFQPLGTETKMTFSWWKGTRPAIFAYRTSANGDAGCVDVDWFHYRALNQ
- the murJ gene encoding murein biosynthesis integral membrane protein MurJ encodes the protein MADTTSSQNTRRRASSAFSASLLLMASALLSGVLGLVRSKIIAYFFGVGPAVDAYNGAFQLPDTVSYLLIGGIASTTFVKLLTQYESEGRQADGDRALSNVLNVMTIVLSGALAIAGVFAPWYVRHVLELRDPETTRLCVQLTRILLVNQLLLFAGGIFGSRLLVRKIFIYQALQPLLYNGGIIAGALLLHARLGVHSLAIGAVAGAFFGFFLINYIGARSIGMRWSPVLNLRDPALREWLKLSLPLMLGQSLVTLDLWIRNHFAGHTPGAISLMSYSRQLFNAPMQIIGPAAGAASLPFFASLWVKDKSAFNSSVNRSVSRLLAVSLLLTSVMIALAHPIIDVALRGGKFHSSDASATAYLFVLFCFSLAFWASQNLYSRAFYAAGDTLTPMISGTTVTVLALPLYALLFRTHGLPGLVIASDIGIAAHMIALVVLLDRKGMVRVADLEWPELGKSLLAAILGGCAAAFSLRYLPQGVTFATALLRLATGTGAWLVVVVVVLLLTRSALPDVVLRRRAKSALAAVPLAEASDAPDR
- a CDS encoding GNAT family N-acetyltransferase, producing the protein MLPTDSARLHFRTWQDEDLPLAIALWTDEDVMHHMGGARSVAQAAERFQEECANQQKYGFQYWPVFSLETKEHAGCAGLRPFHASLSMLEIGVHIARPFWSGRYGEEAARAVMAHAWAHTPASSLVAGHGPDNANSQALIERLGFVYTHREPWGPQQRMHPYYRLDRPL